Genomic segment of Candidatus Dependentiae bacterium:
TGCATGGCCTCATTCAATTGATGAACACGTAATTATATCTTTTCATGGCGGTGAAGTTGCACAACGAATTTCGGCAAAAGGATATGCTGTTCAAGTGCTTTTGACTGATGATAAAAAATCGTTTTTTGATTATTTGGCGGCAGTTAACGTTCTTATAAAATGTATTAATGACCACTCTCCACGAGTGGTCATTTCTGCTTTGTGGTTGGCTAACATCATTGTGCGGGTTGTTTGTTTTTTTAAAAAAATACCATCGGTGTCGATTTTGCATAATAACGCAGATTTTTTAGGTTTTTTTAAAAAAATTGCTGATGTTTTTTCATTAATTCTTTTTGGTGAGCGAGCGGTTGCTGTTTCTTCTTCTGTAAAAAAATCATATGAAAAAACTTTTTTTTGGGGGCGGTTTCTTAAAAATAAAATTGTTGTTATCCAAAATGGGGTTTCCGTTGAGCGATTGCTTGCAGCTGTAAACATGAGACATGTGCAAAAAAATAAACAATTTGTTTTTGGAGCTGTTGGAAGATTAATTCCAAGCAAGGGATTTAAAAATTTAATTTTGGCGTTTGATTTGTTTTTAAAAAAACAATTTCCGCTTCCCGAGGATAAAGAGCTTCGACCAATTTTGTGCATTGTTGGCGATGGGCCAGAGCGCGGTGCGCTTAAAGAGCTCATAGCTGATCTCTCGCTTGAAGCACAGGTCTTATTGTGCGGGCATCAATCCAATGTTGAAAAAATGTATCATGGATTTTCGTCGTATATTTCTTCATCGGTGAGTGAAGGGCAGTCGCTTGCATTGCTCGAAGCGATGACCGTTGGATTACCTGTGGTTGTGACGCATGCATGTGCAGGAGAGCTTTTTAATGAGGATCTTGATGGGGTTGTTTTGAGCTCCAATGAAGTTGTCGAGCTTGCACTTGGCATGATTAAAATGTACGCCCAGTATCATTTGTATGCTGATCATGCAAAAAAACGATCTATTTTCATGAGAGCTTTTTATTCGATTGTCAGGACGGCGCAAGAGTATAGCGAGCTTGTACGTGATTTATTGCGCAGTTTGTAGCCTATTTTTTGTAGCCTATTTGGGTAACTTTTTTTATAAGATTTAAAATGAGGCCTTGCAGGTAGTTGCTTTGAAGAACAATTCCTGAAAGAACTAATAATGAACCAATAATTGTTGGCAAAAAAATCACTAATAATCCGAAAATAATTAAGAAAATACTAAGTTGTTTTTTGA
This window contains:
- a CDS encoding glycosyltransferase, which produces MKILHVISNLGVGGAEVFLENLISAWPHSIDEHVIISFHGGEVAQRISAKGYAVQVLLTDDKKSFFDYLAAVNVLIKCINDHSPRVVISALWLANIIVRVVCFFKKIPSVSILHNNADFLGFFKKIADVFSLILFGERAVAVSSSVKKSYEKTFFWGRFLKNKIVVIQNGVSVERLLAAVNMRHVQKNKQFVFGAVGRLIPSKGFKNLILAFDLFLKKQFPLPEDKELRPILCIVGDGPERGALKELIADLSLEAQVLLCGHQSNVEKMYHGFSSYISSSVSEGQSLALLEAMTVGLPVVVTHACAGELFNEDLDGVVLSSNEVVELALGMIKMYAQYHLYADHAKKRSIFMRAFYSIVRTAQEYSELVRDLLRSL